Proteins encoded in a region of the Mucilaginibacter sabulilitoris genome:
- a CDS encoding ferredoxin reductase domain-containing protein codes for MQAFISIQDFGVHHVFFADDLGVASIFYGLKSRLAEVKYQHISLFYCSLNKQHLFKKEFKILQKHFPAQLFVSYHSKGSAGHCNIRQEDIEAILNSNTMQQMQFTISGNEAFVEKIKASLSFLGIEKVQIQEQFFTE; via the coding sequence ATGCAAGCATTTATTTCTATTCAGGATTTTGGTGTGCATCATGTGTTTTTCGCAGATGATTTAGGTGTTGCATCCATCTTCTATGGTTTAAAAAGCAGGTTGGCCGAGGTGAAATACCAGCATATCTCCCTGTTTTATTGTTCTCTAAATAAACAGCACCTTTTTAAAAAGGAGTTTAAAATACTGCAAAAACATTTTCCCGCTCAGTTATTCGTAAGCTACCATTCAAAGGGATCTGCGGGCCACTGTAATATTCGGCAAGAGGATATTGAGGCTATCCTGAATTCAAATACCATGCAGCAAATGCAATTTACGATTTCGGGTAACGAAGCTTTTGTCGAAAAAATTAAAGCATCACTGTCTTTCCTGGGCATCGAGAAAGTACAAATACAAGAACAATTTTTTACAGAATAA
- a CDS encoding efflux RND transporter periplasmic adaptor subunit, translating into MKRPIFFPALVVLFLAVSCKNRTTPASGSTPAAIAVKTEEVKPKPINAEVAVSGNIEGYTTVNLGFMVAGKINYELAREGENISKGQLIASLEPTNYAIAKELADVQLGSTTDEFNRLKILHAGKSLSEADFSKISFSLQQARLQQQLQQKNLSDTRLYSPISGVLLKKQAEEGEIVSVGMPLFVVSDIRKVKVQAYVPEAELHEVKLGQMANVYVAALGKTFAGKVTEVGSAADATSRAFGIKIEVENPGLLIRPGMIADARIAGSNKKQAILLPAECIQQDMANQSYVFVVDRAQNKAFKRRVSLGSMFENRIEIVSGLIGTETIVINGQKKLSDGSLISIN; encoded by the coding sequence ATGAAACGACCCATATTTTTCCCTGCACTTGTTGTCCTGTTTCTTGCCGTTAGCTGCAAGAACCGTACAACACCGGCATCTGGCAGTACTCCTGCTGCCATTGCTGTAAAAACTGAAGAAGTTAAACCGAAACCCATTAATGCCGAAGTAGCGGTAAGCGGTAACATAGAAGGCTATACCACCGTGAATTTAGGTTTTATGGTGGCCGGCAAAATCAATTATGAATTGGCCAGGGAAGGCGAAAATATTTCAAAAGGACAATTGATCGCGAGCCTTGAACCTACCAATTATGCTATTGCCAAAGAGCTGGCCGATGTGCAGCTCGGTTCTACAACCGATGAATTTAATCGCTTAAAAATATTGCATGCAGGAAAAAGCCTCAGCGAAGCCGACTTTTCAAAAATAAGCTTCTCCCTGCAACAAGCCAGGCTGCAACAGCAACTGCAGCAAAAAAACCTGAGCGATACCAGGCTATATTCTCCCATTAGCGGTGTACTGCTAAAAAAGCAAGCTGAAGAAGGAGAGATAGTGAGTGTGGGTATGCCTTTGTTCGTGGTATCTGATATCAGGAAGGTAAAAGTGCAGGCCTATGTTCCCGAAGCGGAATTGCATGAAGTGAAACTGGGGCAAATGGCAAATGTATACGTTGCTGCCCTGGGTAAAACATTTGCGGGTAAAGTAACAGAGGTTGGTTCTGCTGCGGATGCTACGTCCAGGGCATTCGGTATTAAAATCGAAGTGGAAAACCCAGGCTTGCTGATCCGTCCAGGCATGATCGCTGATGCACGGATTGCCGGCAGCAATAAAAAGCAGGCGATCTTGTTACCGGCCGAATGTATTCAGCAGGATATGGCCAACCAAAGCTATGTTTTTGTAGTTGACAGGGCCCAGAATAAGGCCTTTAAACGCAGAGTGAGCCTTGGAAGCATGTTTGAAAACCGGATCGAAATTGTATCTGGTCTTATCGGTACAGAAACCATTGTTATAAACGGCCAGAAAAAATTATCTGATGGCTCATTAATCTCAATCAATTAA
- a CDS encoding efflux RND transporter permease subunit produces the protein MNIIKTSLKYKHVTLSVLFLLFAVGIDSLLNMPRREDPKITIRQGLVVAYFPGANSVQVEDQVTKKLEQYLFQYEEVDKSKTYSTTKDGEVVVNVELTERVKQPDIFWSKLRHQLLTSKQLDLPEGVKGPVVNSDFGDTEALVIALESNNASYQELKQYAQKLEDYLRTLPAASKIKRIGEQQEEIVVSSTSEKLSQHGVNAQQVVQLLQSQNSINATGEVKTNSNKAPLYTNGYYSTETDLANQVLGTSASGSVVKLGDVATLKRDYKEPQSIITVNGNKAMMLSVQMQEGNNIVKFGEEVKRKIEEARKVIPSDVKVTTIVNQPQVVDENISHFIREFFLAIISVIIVVVLLLPLRIAAVAAMAIPMTVAVTFAVMHALGIELHQVSLAALILVLGMVVDDAIVIADNYVELLDEGVERWTAAWRSANDLVVPVLAATVTIIASFMPMVLISGTVGEFIFALPVTVAVALASSFFVAMVLTPLLCYTFIKKGLHEKADPARDKADHQSPGKQKKSLLDYMQNGYNALLDWCVKHPSITIIGSLIPIVLAGLLFSGGIRQQFFPAAERSQFVVELWMPTGTKLEKTNEAILRAETLIKHDKRIVSYATFTGTASPRFYYNFSPEFATNNYAQILINTTTEETTEELAEELSARVGKLIPEGTTYVKLMQQGSALKAPVEIRIVGEDIDHLKTIAEQVSDIVKQARGSRFVRNDFAEDYYGIGIKLKEEASRLGYTTRSISQSVYTGFSGAAISTIYEGNDAVNIALRLDEKSRQTTGDLQNTYLRSPVTGANVPLRQIADLVPQWQSGRIMHRNGIRTLTVQSETTHDVLPSELLAAIQPAISNLQLPSGYHIEYGGEDFNKKESLGQLITALLVSLVLIFFILLFQFRDLKETAIVMFSIPLSLFGAILGLFVTGNYFSFTAFIGLIALSGIVVRNAIILVDHTNELIEHGLDIKTAAVESGKRRLRPIFLTAMAAAIGVLPMIISGSPMWAPLASVLAFGVVWSMAMALISVPVLYIKWIKSKPGSIEKSLNS, from the coding sequence ATGAATATCATAAAAACATCGCTGAAGTACAAGCACGTCACATTGTCGGTATTGTTCCTGCTGTTTGCTGTGGGTATAGATTCTTTATTAAATATGCCGCGCAGGGAAGACCCCAAAATCACCATCAGACAAGGTTTGGTAGTAGCTTATTTTCCCGGTGCAAACTCTGTGCAGGTAGAAGACCAGGTTACCAAAAAACTGGAACAATATCTTTTCCAATATGAGGAGGTAGATAAGTCTAAAACCTATTCTACCACAAAGGATGGAGAAGTAGTGGTAAACGTGGAACTCACAGAACGGGTAAAGCAGCCTGATATATTCTGGAGCAAGCTTCGTCATCAGTTGCTTACTTCAAAACAGCTCGATTTGCCCGAAGGGGTAAAAGGGCCCGTTGTTAATTCCGATTTTGGAGATACCGAAGCCCTTGTCATTGCTTTAGAAAGCAATAACGCCAGCTACCAGGAGCTAAAACAGTATGCTCAAAAGCTGGAGGACTACCTGCGTACACTGCCCGCCGCTTCTAAAATAAAACGCATAGGGGAGCAGCAAGAAGAAATTGTGGTGTCTTCTACCTCTGAAAAATTGTCTCAGCACGGCGTTAATGCACAACAGGTTGTTCAATTATTGCAGTCACAAAACAGCATCAATGCAACCGGTGAGGTAAAAACAAATAGCAACAAAGCCCCTCTTTATACCAATGGCTATTACAGTACCGAAACAGACCTGGCCAACCAGGTATTGGGAACCTCGGCGTCGGGGTCGGTAGTGAAGTTGGGTGATGTGGCCACGTTGAAAAGAGATTATAAAGAACCCCAGAGTATCATTACGGTAAATGGCAACAAGGCAATGATGCTTTCTGTTCAGATGCAGGAAGGGAATAATATTGTAAAATTCGGTGAAGAAGTTAAGCGGAAAATAGAGGAAGCCAGAAAAGTAATTCCTTCAGATGTTAAAGTCACTACTATCGTTAATCAGCCGCAGGTGGTAGACGAAAATATTTCACACTTCATCAGGGAGTTTTTTTTGGCCATAATTTCAGTAATTATTGTAGTGGTTTTGTTGTTGCCCCTGCGCATTGCAGCTGTAGCCGCAATGGCCATCCCTATGACCGTGGCAGTGACCTTTGCGGTGATGCACGCCCTTGGCATTGAATTGCATCAGGTGTCTCTGGCAGCTTTGATCCTGGTGCTGGGGATGGTAGTTGACGATGCTATTGTTATCGCCGACAATTATGTAGAACTGCTGGATGAAGGTGTTGAACGATGGACCGCCGCGTGGCGCAGCGCCAATGATCTGGTAGTGCCGGTGCTGGCGGCTACTGTCACAATCATTGCCTCATTTATGCCGATGGTTTTAATAAGCGGTACTGTGGGCGAATTTATCTTCGCATTGCCTGTTACTGTCGCTGTTGCCCTGGCCTCTTCATTTTTTGTGGCGATGGTTTTGACACCCTTGCTTTGTTATACTTTTATCAAAAAAGGTCTGCACGAAAAAGCCGATCCTGCCAGGGACAAAGCAGATCATCAGTCTCCCGGGAAGCAAAAGAAATCCTTGCTCGACTACATGCAGAATGGATATAATGCCTTGTTGGATTGGTGCGTAAAACATCCATCAATTACTATTATCGGTAGCCTGATACCTATTGTCCTGGCGGGATTACTGTTTTCAGGCGGTATAAGGCAGCAGTTTTTTCCTGCGGCAGAAAGAAGCCAGTTTGTTGTAGAATTATGGATGCCAACGGGAACAAAGCTGGAAAAAACAAATGAAGCGATTTTAAGGGCTGAAACATTGATAAAGCATGATAAGCGGATCGTGTCTTACGCCACATTTACCGGCACCGCTTCGCCCAGGTTTTATTATAATTTCTCGCCGGAGTTTGCTACAAACAATTATGCACAAATACTGATAAACACCACGACAGAGGAAACTACGGAAGAACTTGCTGAAGAACTAAGCGCCAGGGTGGGAAAGCTGATACCCGAGGGCACAACTTATGTAAAGCTGATGCAGCAAGGCTCAGCGCTGAAGGCACCTGTTGAGATCAGGATTGTTGGAGAGGATATTGACCATCTAAAAACCATTGCCGAACAGGTAAGTGATATTGTGAAGCAAGCAAGGGGCAGCCGTTTTGTAAGAAACGATTTTGCCGAAGATTATTACGGCATCGGTATAAAGTTAAAAGAAGAAGCCAGTCGCCTGGGCTATACCACACGAAGCATTTCACAATCAGTATACACCGGTTTTAGCGGAGCAGCGATTTCTACTATATATGAGGGTAATGATGCTGTAAACATTGCGTTGAGGCTTGACGAAAAAAGCAGGCAAACAACCGGCGACTTGCAGAATACATATTTGAGATCGCCCGTTACCGGAGCAAATGTTCCGTTAAGGCAAATCGCAGATTTAGTTCCCCAATGGCAAAGCGGTCGTATTATGCATCGCAATGGGATAAGAACACTCACCGTACAAAGCGAAACCACCCATGATGTTCTCCCTTCAGAATTGTTGGCTGCTATACAGCCCGCAATAAGTAACCTGCAATTGCCAAGCGGGTACCACATTGAATATGGCGGAGAGGATTTCAATAAAAAGGAATCCTTGGGTCAGTTGATTACAGCATTGCTCGTTAGCCTGGTGCTTATATTTTTCATCCTGCTGTTTCAGTTCAGGGACCTTAAAGAAACGGCTATAGTAATGTTCAGTATTCCGTTAAGCCTGTTCGGCGCCATATTGGGGCTGTTTGTTACCGGGAACTATTTCAGCTTCACTGCTTTTATCGGGCTCATCGCGTTGTCGGGAATTGTAGTACGAAACGCGATCATCCTGGTTGACCATACCAACGAGCTCATTGAACATGGCCTTGATATTAAAACAGCGGCTGTCGAATCGGGGAAAAGGCGTCTGCGGCCAATCTTCCTTACGGCAATGGCAGCGGCGATTGGTGTATTGCCGATGATCATCTCGGGGTCGCCAATGTGGGCGCCGCTTGCAAGTGTGCTGGCATTTGGCGTGGTGTGGAGTATGGCAATGGCTCTGATATCTGTACCTGTACTGTACATAAAGTGGATTAAGTCAAAACCAGGTTCAATAGAAAAATCATTAAATTCTTAA
- a CDS encoding TolC family protein, whose protein sequence is MKLTIKFVLPLMVYFMWCTLSLKAQDVPTYSLEQLTDSALRNNHALVTKMWQIKEKQAKIEEDKIKRYPSTTLSGNYLHSFSLGELTIPAGLIGQSSPSTDKSFTVGQNNSSVIGIMAYQPITQQAKIKTGVEVAKTDVLLTEKDRLKITLQIKQTVEQLYYGILITQKRLEEADAALALAKSKLQDVENALRAGKTVTADKAGLQANIADEEQNILKLNIQVQDYTGDLITITGIIATDIKLKEIEPDIPAMQTVEEYQNAAKNSNVDLQIANLNKSKAVLSIKSSRQSNIPELGLIGGYAHQFGNALLPVNNTYVGLSLKWDLQSIFSNKQITRQRRFGLKQAEENFINTELQVSNDIKKAHRKVNQAQALVAAAQKAVSYRQEELKIQDDKQAAGLNKSADLLNTKALLAKARADMYSAQLSYRMAVSDLKILAGQ, encoded by the coding sequence ATGAAACTTACAATAAAATTCGTTTTACCGCTTATGGTATATTTCATGTGGTGCACCCTATCGCTAAAGGCGCAGGATGTGCCAACTTATTCCCTGGAGCAACTGACCGATTCTGCTTTACGGAATAATCATGCGCTTGTTACTAAAATGTGGCAGATAAAAGAGAAACAGGCAAAAATTGAAGAAGATAAAATTAAAAGGTACCCTTCAACAACTTTGAGCGGGAATTATCTGCATAGTTTTAGTTTAGGAGAATTGACCATCCCTGCAGGTTTAATCGGCCAATCAAGCCCCAGTACTGATAAGAGTTTCACGGTGGGCCAGAACAATAGCTCAGTGATAGGGATAATGGCTTATCAGCCCATTACACAACAGGCAAAAATAAAAACAGGTGTAGAAGTAGCTAAAACCGATGTGCTGTTGACAGAGAAAGACCGGCTTAAAATTACGCTGCAAATAAAACAGACAGTAGAACAACTTTACTATGGAATACTGATAACACAAAAGCGTTTGGAAGAAGCTGATGCTGCATTGGCATTAGCTAAATCAAAACTTCAGGATGTTGAAAATGCTTTGCGGGCCGGTAAAACGGTTACCGCTGATAAAGCGGGGTTGCAAGCCAACATTGCCGATGAGGAGCAAAATATACTAAAATTGAACATACAGGTACAGGATTACACCGGCGATTTAATCACCATTACCGGTATTATCGCAACCGATATAAAGTTAAAAGAAATTGAACCAGACATTCCTGCTATGCAAACTGTAGAGGAATACCAAAATGCCGCTAAAAATTCAAATGTTGATTTGCAAATAGCCAACCTGAATAAGTCAAAGGCTGTGTTGAGTATAAAGTCTTCCCGGCAAAGTAATATTCCCGAACTCGGATTGATTGGAGGGTACGCGCACCAATTCGGCAATGCATTACTACCGGTCAACAATACTTATGTTGGCCTCAGCCTGAAGTGGGACCTGCAAAGTATATTTTCAAATAAGCAAATAACCAGGCAAAGGCGATTTGGCTTAAAGCAGGCAGAAGAGAATTTTATCAACACAGAACTGCAGGTAAGTAACGATATTAAAAAAGCACACAGGAAAGTAAATCAGGCGCAGGCATTAGTTGCTGCTGCGCAAAAGGCTGTGAGTTACCGGCAGGAGGAATTAAAGATACAGGATGATAAGCAGGCTGCCGGTCTCAACAAATCGGCCGATTTGCTCAACACAAAGGCATTACTGGCTAAGGCCCGTGCTGATATGTATTCGGCACAGTTATCATACCGGATGGCTGTTTCAGATCTGAAAATTTTAGCAGGGCAGTGA
- a CDS encoding nickel-binding protein: MPIFMDRHDVSETVTAENVAQIHQEDLKIQGQFLCRGLTYWFDDQRKTAFCLIEAPDADAIKKMHAKAHGDVPHMVIEVDTSVVESFLGRIGDPVKAQNTTLNIINDPAFRIIMIIGLDGFPALSRSDQFKSLLNYYHNAIVEILKSFEGSVVKQNEKHFLISFKSVTYALHAAQKIQLLLKEDPDKTVKKINLKIGLSSGVPVSEKNLIFEDAIKLAERMCRVVQGEIIASSEVKELYNSENAKALDEGNIYCLTKQDERFLTLLMEYLELKWNNTDLKVDDFSKPVGCSKSQLYRKLILLTGKSPNTFIRDYRLDEALVLLNKNTSNISEIAFETGFNSPSYFSKCFHKKYNYLPSSYSN; the protein is encoded by the coding sequence ATGCCAATTTTCATGGACCGACATGATGTTTCCGAAACGGTTACAGCAGAGAACGTAGCACAGATACACCAGGAAGATTTAAAAATTCAGGGACAATTCTTGTGCAGGGGGCTAACTTATTGGTTTGACGACCAAAGAAAAACCGCATTTTGTTTAATAGAAGCGCCGGATGCCGATGCCATTAAAAAGATGCACGCGAAAGCGCACGGGGATGTGCCGCACATGGTTATAGAAGTAGATACGAGTGTGGTTGAATCATTTTTGGGCCGCATTGGAGATCCTGTTAAAGCCCAGAATACGACATTAAATATTATAAATGACCCTGCTTTCCGAATCATCATGATCATAGGTTTAGATGGGTTTCCGGCGCTTTCCAGGTCAGACCAGTTTAAATCATTGTTAAACTATTATCACAACGCGATTGTGGAGATATTAAAGTCATTTGAAGGGAGTGTTGTTAAACAGAATGAAAAGCATTTTTTGATTTCATTTAAATCGGTTACTTACGCTTTGCATGCTGCTCAAAAAATCCAATTATTACTTAAAGAAGATCCTGATAAAACAGTAAAGAAAATTAATCTGAAAATAGGATTGAGTTCGGGAGTACCGGTGTCTGAGAAAAACCTGATTTTTGAAGATGCCATTAAGTTAGCCGAACGAATGTGCAGGGTTGTTCAGGGAGAGATCATAGCATCCTCAGAAGTTAAAGAGCTATACAATAGTGAGAATGCCAAAGCCTTAGATGAAGGTAATATATATTGCCTCACAAAACAGGATGAAAGGTTTTTAACACTGTTAATGGAATATCTCGAACTAAAGTGGAATAATACCGATTTAAAAGTTGATGATTTTAGTAAACCGGTAGGGTGCAGCAAATCTCAGCTGTACCGCAAATTAATTTTACTTACAGGCAAATCGCCTAATACTTTTATTAGAGACTATAGATTGGATGAGGCTTTAGTATTATTAAATAAAAACACCTCGAATATTTCGGAAATAGCTTTTGAAACGGGTTTTAACAGTCCGTCATATTTCTCAAAATGCTTTCACAAAAAGTATAACTATCTGCCTTCCAGCTACTCAAACTGA
- a CDS encoding FAD-binding oxidoreductase, giving the protein MPVLVKDLSPSVVEKFSGEFKGEVTLPQNPNYDEVRKVYNGMINKRPGVIVKCRNVDDVVKAVNFARENNLLVAVRGGGHNGGGLGLVDDGLVIDLSGIKFVHVNATDKTVQVGGGNVWTEVDAVTHQYGLAVPAGIISTTGVGGLTLGGGIGYLARKHGLTIDNLLEAEMVLANGEVVTVNASQNPDLFWAIRGGGGNFGIVASFKFQAHPVKNVFGGPTLWPIEKTEEIMEWYHNFIHNAPNELNGFIATLTIPGPPFPEELHLKQFCGIIWCYSGDLEKAEEAFKPVLAMNPIFQHLGEMPYPAIQQMFDGMLPPGLQWYWRADFYNDINEQARAKHLEFGSAIPTPLSQMHMYPLSGAAARVANDATPWAYRDAKYAGVIVGVDPDPANADKITDWCKNYWDALHPFSAGGAYLNFIMNEGQDRIKASYKGNYERLTKIKGKYDPDNFFRVNQNILPAESN; this is encoded by the coding sequence ATGCCAGTTTTAGTTAAAGACTTAAGTCCGTCTGTTGTTGAAAAATTCAGCGGAGAATTTAAAGGTGAAGTTACGCTTCCTCAAAACCCTAATTATGATGAGGTACGTAAAGTGTACAACGGAATGATTAATAAACGTCCCGGGGTAATTGTTAAGTGCCGCAATGTTGACGATGTTGTAAAAGCAGTGAATTTTGCCAGGGAAAATAATCTTTTGGTAGCCGTTAGGGGAGGAGGGCATAATGGCGGTGGCTTGGGTTTAGTTGATGACGGTTTGGTTATTGACCTGTCGGGAATAAAGTTTGTACACGTTAACGCAACAGACAAGACCGTTCAAGTTGGAGGTGGAAACGTGTGGACAGAAGTTGATGCCGTTACCCACCAATATGGCCTGGCTGTGCCTGCCGGCATCATATCAACAACCGGAGTGGGCGGGTTAACGCTTGGCGGTGGAATTGGATATCTTGCCAGAAAACATGGCCTTACAATTGATAATTTGCTGGAGGCCGAAATGGTATTAGCAAATGGTGAAGTAGTTACTGTAAATGCCAGCCAAAATCCCGACCTGTTTTGGGCTATCCGCGGTGGCGGCGGCAATTTTGGGATAGTTGCTTCATTTAAATTCCAGGCCCATCCGGTTAAAAATGTTTTTGGAGGGCCAACCTTATGGCCGATAGAAAAAACAGAAGAAATTATGGAATGGTACCATAATTTTATTCATAATGCTCCCAACGAGCTCAACGGGTTTATTGCCACACTTACCATTCCCGGTCCGCCATTTCCGGAAGAACTTCATCTTAAGCAATTTTGCGGAATCATCTGGTGCTACTCAGGCGATTTAGAAAAAGCCGAAGAAGCGTTTAAACCGGTGCTTGCCATGAATCCAATATTTCAACATCTTGGCGAAATGCCTTATCCGGCAATTCAGCAAATGTTTGACGGTATGCTCCCTCCGGGTTTACAATGGTATTGGAGAGCTGATTTCTATAACGATATCAATGAACAGGCGAGAGCTAAGCATTTAGAATTTGGATCGGCCATACCGACCCCGCTTTCTCAAATGCACATGTACCCGCTTAGCGGAGCTGCCGCGCGTGTTGCTAATGACGCTACACCGTGGGCTTACAGAGATGCAAAGTATGCCGGGGTAATTGTAGGAGTTGATCCTGATCCGGCGAATGCAGATAAAATAACCGATTGGTGTAAAAACTATTGGGACGCCCTGCATCCTTTTTCTGCCGGCGGCGCTTACCTGAATTTCATCATGAACGAGGGGCAGGATCGCATTAAAGCAAGTTATAAGGGTAATTACGAACGTTTGACGAAAATTAAAGGTAAATATGATCCGGATAACTTTTTCAGGGTTAATCAAAATATTTTGCCGGCTGAGAGTAACTGA
- a CDS encoding helix-turn-helix domain-containing protein encodes MLNIYNKKVNDPGGYRQFKYGKSLITLYNCPLKSKLQEIWSQHNYIIYVMEGRKIWHTAHGSYELNKDSCVFVRKGASIIEQFFDATFCLVMFFLPDDFICDVLKTKTIPLYKSGERYEPVMPIYTDTPVKAFFQSMLLLFESGREPDPSLIEVKFRELVLTLAGNSRNSELLSFFCSLLHEPQAVSLQKLMENNYRFNLKLEELAELSNRSLSTFKRDFKKQFKSTPGKWLIEKRLNHAMNLLTNTDKTVSEVAFECGFESLSHFSRVFHDRFGITPRCQKKWLLAC; translated from the coding sequence ATGCTTAATATTTATAATAAAAAGGTGAATGACCCTGGAGGTTATCGCCAATTTAAATACGGGAAAAGCTTAATAACGCTGTATAACTGCCCGTTAAAATCAAAGTTACAGGAAATTTGGAGCCAGCATAACTATATCATTTATGTGATGGAGGGACGCAAGATATGGCATACCGCCCACGGTAGCTATGAATTAAATAAAGATTCTTGTGTATTTGTAAGGAAAGGGGCTTCTATTATCGAGCAATTTTTTGATGCAACATTTTGCCTGGTGATGTTTTTTTTGCCAGACGACTTTATTTGTGATGTGCTAAAAACCAAAACAATTCCGCTTTATAAATCTGGCGAAAGGTATGAACCGGTTATGCCAATTTATACTGACACGCCGGTAAAAGCTTTCTTTCAATCTATGCTATTACTTTTTGAAAGTGGCCGCGAACCCGATCCATCACTTATAGAAGTTAAATTCAGGGAACTGGTTTTAACGCTCGCCGGCAACTCCCGTAACAGCGAATTGTTGTCGTTCTTTTGCTCGCTGCTTCATGAACCACAGGCGGTATCCCTGCAAAAACTGATGGAAAATAATTATCGCTTCAATTTAAAACTGGAGGAACTTGCCGAGTTAAGTAACAGGAGTCTGTCAACTTTTAAAAGGGATTTTAAAAAACAATTTAAAAGCACTCCCGGTAAGTGGTTAATTGAAAAACGGCTTAATCATGCCATGAACTTATTAACCAATACAGACAAAACCGTTAGCGAAGTTGCTTTTGAATGCGGATTTGAAAGTCTCTCTCATTTCAGTCGTGTGTTTCATGATCGTTTTGGAATAACTCCGCGGTGTCAGAAAAAGTGGTTATTGGCTTGTTGA
- a CDS encoding nuclear transport factor 2 family protein: MKILRTLTLSLVLLTGSVALKAAPVKTDEKSLTIKDVVNTYVRAMAHGLISDFESTVDQNAKFILLRGKNMLSYSKAEMLTSLLETQGYDQNCAVDTSVASNGEELVVAKIDMYYQDLTRTNYVTMVNTPGGWKITEVYSVFK; the protein is encoded by the coding sequence ATGAAAATTCTAAGAACACTAACATTGAGCCTGGTTTTATTAACCGGTTCTGTTGCACTAAAAGCCGCACCTGTTAAAACTGACGAAAAATCACTCACCATTAAAGACGTAGTTAATACTTATGTACGGGCTATGGCTCATGGCCTTATCAGTGATTTTGAATCGACAGTTGATCAAAACGCTAAATTTATTCTGCTTAGAGGTAAAAACATGCTGAGCTATTCAAAGGCCGAAATGTTAACTTCATTACTGGAAACCCAGGGTTACGATCAAAACTGTGCAGTAGATACCTCGGTTGCAAGTAATGGCGAAGAACTGGTAGTCGCAAAAATTGATATGTATTATCAGGACTTAACGCGAACCAACTATGTAACCATGGTTAATACACCAGGCGGCTGGAAAATTACCGAAGTATATTCCGTATTCAAATGA
- a CDS encoding glycoside hydrolase family 43 protein, with the protein MKTLMPAFPKSAKLTVLLLCTLLTAALQKAQAQNKDMWMLTYFRQRYPTRIEIDAQGKTVEVPLPDPMLVAQLHIALSADGRHWTPLNDNKPIWDRHMRDQFIHKGPDGLWRLVATGGGKDAPDRKMFGPSCIYATSKDLRHWQFKRYLPLMKDVRDESGALVNNIWAPEYFYDEATREYTLIWSSTFKSEGWQESRLWYCKTSNWKTFTQAKVLFAPPYSVIDGTLIKHNGTYYLFHKEEEFGVKTGERRGIRVATSKNLEGPYTVYQGPLNDGQIAPTITEGPSVTPDPIKPEGWLLYYDYPMADKYGISSSPDLLHWTIENDIALPPDARHGSLSRLTAAEAKALQNAFPNSK; encoded by the coding sequence ATGAAAACACTTATGCCTGCATTTCCGAAATCAGCAAAACTAACCGTATTGCTATTATGTACTTTGCTGACCGCCGCGTTGCAGAAGGCCCAGGCCCAAAATAAGGACATGTGGATGCTTACCTACTTTCGTCAGCGTTATCCTACCCGTATTGAGATAGACGCCCAGGGGAAAACCGTTGAGGTGCCTTTACCTGATCCTATGCTTGTAGCGCAGTTGCATATTGCCCTATCAGCAGACGGCCGCCACTGGACGCCTTTAAACGATAACAAACCGATATGGGACCGGCACATGCGCGATCAGTTTATCCATAAGGGCCCTGATGGTCTTTGGCGATTGGTAGCAACAGGTGGGGGCAAAGACGCGCCCGACCGCAAAATGTTTGGCCCGAGCTGTATTTATGCTACATCTAAAGATCTTAGGCATTGGCAGTTTAAACGATATCTGCCCCTGATGAAAGATGTACGTGACGAATCTGGCGCATTGGTAAATAATATCTGGGCGCCCGAATATTTTTACGATGAGGCCACCAGGGAGTACACCCTCATCTGGTCGTCGACCTTTAAAAGCGAGGGCTGGCAGGAGAGCCGCCTGTGGTACTGCAAAACAAGCAATTGGAAAACCTTTACCCAGGCAAAAGTACTTTTCGCGCCTCCTTATTCCGTTATAGACGGCACATTGATAAAGCATAACGGAACCTATTACCTGTTTCACAAAGAAGAAGAATTTGGCGTAAAAACAGGCGAGCGCAGGGGCATCCGTGTTGCCACCTCAAAAAACCTGGAAGGGCCATACACCGTTTACCAGGGCCCGTTAAATGATGGACAAATTGCACCAACAATTACCGAGGGCCCCAGTGTTACGCCAGATCCTATAAAACCTGAGGGATGGTTGTTGTACTATGACTACCCCATGGCCGACAAATATGGCATTTCATCATCGCCCGATTTATTACACTGGACTATTGAGAATGACATAGCACTGCCGCCCGATGCCCGGCATGGCAGCCTGTCGCGGTTAACAGCCGCTGAAGCAAAAGCGCTGCAAAACGCGTTCCCCAATAGCAAATAG